AAACGGTGCCGGCAGTGGGACAGCAACGGGATATCATAGGCGCTGTCAGTATAGCCGAAATCCCAACCGCCGTTCAGGACACCCTTTTCCCGGGCCAGGCGGATCTTGCCGTCCCGCATGCAGTAGTGTCGGTAAACGAGTCCTCCCAAAAAAGGGACGACCTGCGATCCGAAAACTTCTACCGGAGGGTTCAGCTTGCCTTCCAGCACCGCCTTCACCAGCTGCCGGGGAGAGCCGGAAATGATCAGCACGCGGTGGCCCAACCTGCGGTGGGCGTCCAGGGCGTCCAGGCCCTCGTTGTAAAATCGGCCGTTAATCGGCGCCCGCCAGAAGCGAGTGGCGAACGCACGAAACAGATCCGGGCCGGTTTTGCCATGCAGGGGAAAGGTGGCGCACCATAAGATCACACTCATGGCAATGGACCGGCTTTTGGGATTCAACAAAAACGGCAGCAGTACGGGCATGAGCAGGCCGAAGGCGATCCGCCGGATCTTGCTGCGTTTGATAAACGCG
This window of the uncultured Desulfosarcina sp. genome carries:
- a CDS encoding haloacid dehalogenase-like hydrolase yields the protein MNNTAPAKPIVAVFDFDETLIDTDVAYQFINAFIKRSKIRRIAFGLLMPVLLPFLLNPKSRSIAMSVILWCATFPLHGKTGPDLFRAFATRFWRAPINGRFYNEGLDALDAHRRLGHRVLIISGSPRQLVKAVLEGKLNPPVEVFGSQVVPFLGGLVYRHYCMRDGKIRLAREKGVLNGGWDFGYTDSAYDIPLLSHCRHRFLVNPSRRTARKVKKAMKDRVTVLNWSDTSPTATKGKP